In Candidatus Defluviilinea proxima, a single genomic region encodes these proteins:
- a CDS encoding DNA translocase FtsK: MLPMPKNIDELQKLIGKLNQEISASQSRARSWAEHGKHYVQKLGEYFDPLLQENIEKLSTLLFNQPASSVASWNDNRWDTWGADAAREESVIRVGDLSEPRTNGIFHIPAYVPFIGQGKTIILRSVGNTVGQGTALLQSLLVRTALMLPHQVRYTLLDPAGNGIAFPMRRYLPQVQDGTGDVRRDLDQVIVNIQRIIETYLDASITSFERVPPEIRINEKFHFVFAADFPNQYDRRAIEALQSIGNTGPAAGTYLFIHHNQNYELPRDMSMDGFKNAFYVNMEDEGVFTDLNLKIKPESAPSADLQTQLFQKLKIAKPPERILDWDSLVGLPKSEWWQETSTKIVETPIGARGGTDKLKIWFGVNNDNQPCAHGMLGAMTGAGKSNLYHVLISGLAVRYGPDELRLYLIDGKDGVEFQTYRQLPHAEVVSLRSSPELSRSVLAELIAEKERRNAIFARVGVNDFASYRAKGEPEGKLPRILLLVDEYQELFEGDKDGVASNYLLQLSQQGRSAAIHMLLASQRFGAAGMLNQTGIFGNLHLLMAMQMKAADVQALTEFGRRGKALITTCDLPGKIVVNEKGGDDTANVAGKVAYLHPEHRDEILQALIERANSLSDDSLPRRVVFNGKAQPSLIDNPYCASLLRRSTWPTAQELESFAREVVETGGLGIVDWFSAEHPRVVWLGQQFNVRGQAMVVFRRRVSEHALIVGGANAARYGMLAAMIASLSVNTKPVETQFVIFDRSIVGSQWSNVLQAACDSVLLPAGFITEFTKETTKIESILNKLIGELDARRNLNEEDIANAPTIIVMMTELDGIEAMRRKTDTYGGMAESPLGEKLRRLYLEGSPLGIHLILSFAGVRPMANVIDERRGLVNFRHRVALQMSEDESHTFARSRKASQLQAEGSTPICALYVDLENDRSIRFKPYSSDASTVAENESLIDHLRMIGNELAERRNHL, translated from the coding sequence ATGCTTCCAATGCCCAAAAATATTGACGAATTGCAAAAGCTGATCGGGAAACTTAATCAGGAGATCTCAGCGTCTCAATCAAGAGCCAGATCATGGGCGGAGCATGGAAAGCACTATGTACAAAAGCTTGGCGAATATTTCGATCCATTACTGCAAGAGAATATTGAAAAATTAAGCACCTTGTTATTCAACCAGCCTGCTTCATCTGTCGCTAGTTGGAATGATAATCGGTGGGATACGTGGGGGGCTGACGCTGCACGAGAAGAATCAGTGATCCGAGTTGGTGATTTGAGCGAACCCCGTACAAATGGTATTTTTCATATACCTGCCTATGTTCCTTTTATTGGCCAAGGTAAAACCATCATCTTGAGGAGCGTTGGAAACACGGTTGGACAAGGAACCGCTCTCCTTCAATCACTATTAGTCCGAACTGCATTGATGTTGCCGCATCAAGTACGTTATACCTTGCTTGACCCTGCGGGGAATGGCATTGCCTTTCCAATGAGACGTTACTTACCACAAGTACAAGATGGCACCGGTGATGTCCGCCGCGATTTAGATCAAGTAATTGTTAATATCCAGAGAATTATTGAAACTTACCTTGACGCATCTATTACGTCTTTTGAACGCGTGCCACCTGAGATTCGCATAAATGAGAAATTCCATTTTGTTTTTGCGGCCGACTTTCCGAATCAGTATGATCGCCGTGCCATTGAGGCCTTACAAAGTATAGGGAACACAGGGCCAGCCGCCGGAACCTATCTGTTCATTCACCACAATCAGAATTACGAACTACCCCGCGACATGAGTATGGATGGCTTCAAAAATGCCTTCTATGTGAATATGGAAGACGAGGGAGTTTTCACTGACTTGAACCTAAAAATCAAGCCCGAGTCCGCTCCATCTGCTGACCTACAAACCCAATTATTCCAGAAACTTAAGATAGCAAAACCTCCAGAACGAATATTGGATTGGGATAGCCTGGTTGGATTACCTAAGTCAGAATGGTGGCAGGAAACGAGTACCAAGATTGTTGAGACTCCGATTGGCGCACGCGGTGGTACAGATAAACTAAAAATATGGTTCGGCGTAAACAATGATAACCAACCATGCGCTCACGGTATGCTTGGGGCTATGACTGGCGCAGGCAAATCCAATCTATACCATGTCCTCATTAGCGGGCTTGCAGTTCGATACGGACCTGATGAACTACGACTTTATTTGATTGACGGCAAAGATGGCGTAGAGTTTCAAACTTACCGCCAACTGCCACATGCAGAAGTTGTCTCACTTCGCTCTTCTCCAGAACTATCTAGAAGTGTACTAGCCGAACTTATTGCAGAAAAAGAACGGCGAAATGCGATTTTTGCACGAGTCGGGGTAAATGACTTCGCAAGTTACCGCGCTAAAGGTGAACCTGAAGGGAAATTGCCGCGCATTCTCCTCTTAGTAGACGAATATCAAGAACTGTTTGAGGGAGACAAAGATGGAGTGGCCTCCAATTATCTGTTACAGCTCTCGCAACAGGGGCGAAGCGCGGCTATTCACATGCTATTGGCATCGCAACGCTTCGGTGCAGCGGGTATGCTCAACCAGACGGGTATTTTCGGAAATTTGCATTTGCTGATGGCTATGCAGATGAAGGCCGCAGACGTACAAGCCTTGACTGAGTTTGGACGGCGCGGCAAAGCCTTGATTACAACATGCGACTTACCTGGAAAAATCGTTGTTAATGAAAAAGGTGGTGACGATACAGCGAACGTTGCAGGGAAGGTAGCCTATCTTCACCCTGAACATCGCGACGAAATCCTACAAGCTTTAATAGAGAGAGCCAATTCTCTGTCTGATGATAGCTTGCCTCGCCGCGTGGTTTTTAATGGAAAGGCACAACCCAGCCTAATCGACAACCCATACTGTGCAAGCTTATTGCGTCGATCGACCTGGCCAACAGCACAAGAATTAGAGAGCTTTGCTCGAGAGGTCGTAGAAACGGGCGGATTAGGAATCGTCGATTGGTTCTCGGCTGAACATCCTCGCGTAGTTTGGCTTGGACAACAATTTAATGTTCGTGGACAAGCTATGGTAGTCTTCCGACGACGTGTTTCGGAACATGCATTGATCGTGGGGGGAGCAAACGCTGCCCGGTATGGAATGTTAGCTGCTATGATTGCCAGTTTGAGTGTGAACACCAAACCTGTGGAAACGCAGTTCGTCATTTTTGATCGTAGTATTGTTGGATCACAATGGAGCAATGTTCTTCAGGCCGCTTGCGATTCTGTCCTGCTGCCGGCTGGTTTTATAACCGAATTCACCAAGGAAACAACAAAAATCGAGAGCATACTAAATAAATTGATTGGCGAACTAGATGCGCGGCGCAATCTGAACGAAGAAGATATTGCCAACGCTCCAACAATTATTGTCATGATGACCGAACTCGATGGGATTGAGGCAATGAGACGCAAGACTGACACATACGGGGGAATGGCTGAATCGCCCTTAGGAGAAAAACTGAGACGGCTATATCTGGAAGGTTCTCCTCTCGGAATCCACTTGATTTTGAGCTTCGCAGGCGTAAGACCTATGGCAAATGTGATAGACGAGCGACGTGGCTTGGTTAATTTTCGTCATCGCGTTGCTCTTCAAATGTCGGAGGATGAGTCTCATACTTTTGCGCGGAGCCGAAAAGCATCTCAGCTACAGGCTGAAGGTTCTACACCAATTTGCGCTTTGTATGTAGACTTGGAAAATGACAGATCAATAAGATTCAAACCTTACAGCAGCGATGCCTCTACTGTCGCTGAGAACGAATCGCTTATTGATCATCTTCGCATGATTGGTAATGAACTTGCGGAGCGGAGAAATCATTTATGA
- a CDS encoding WXG100 family type VII secretion target, translating into MADTRVLLSGLEEYHRVLGMHLSKLTAEFQQLDNTWRNFSAVYEGEAADQFREGWIRTTQRFQEYIEQTQKISMVLNERIEHLREANRSEGGLIG; encoded by the coding sequence GTGGCTGATACTCGCGTTTTGCTGTCTGGCTTAGAAGAATACCACCGCGTTTTGGGAATGCACTTATCCAAGTTGACTGCTGAATTTCAACAACTTGACAATACTTGGCGGAATTTCAGTGCTGTTTACGAAGGCGAAGCTGCCGATCAATTCCGTGAGGGCTGGATTCGCACGACACAACGCTTCCAGGAATATATTGAACAAACCCAAAAAATCAGTATGGTGCTTAACGAACGAATTGAGCACTTGCGAGAAGCAAACCGCTCGGAGGGTGGCTTGATCGGATGA
- a CDS encoding recombinase family protein, which produces MRAALQVDSSSVSTTLDELNIFIRREYGYLDEISNNATWAIYSRVSRVDPKFQGYSLEIQPDRAEEYARAHGAQKVENYSDPNKTGRNSRRKELQRLIRDVISGRIQVVVVHRLDRLYRNLESVLGFVRLLKRYKVGLISVTENIDTNTPYGLQMLALLGMMAETYVHQTSERTREAKAHRARSGLPNGYLPLGYCNGLCSTCSDSHGKGICPMIGMEDRPESQRGRVAVPHPVTRYAISWIFELFQKGYSYREIADWLNSHDFTLPDGQSIRYRTKGKTLSNPLGLFSRDSIRAIIENPFFAGLVARYERPDLDMSDDPENPEKKTGNGKKINSRRVIELQQGKHEALISLKDWKTAQHMRKMKGRTPTSAAASKRIYPLTGVSRCWVCFEHNGGIVTLRGGTLRNDRRTYRCAALQDRHSSKHKHLKINLKTKALKEIKVQPNPMSQDVVDRHTTRYLSGDKLEAEVDRLIERIKLPDEIKEKILAYYVSDEGLSAFERENFNLRQSLKRFQELYKQGDIDKAEYEEQAHFILQRLRSLKPSANPAAQDVLLLLADFPGNWSRMLPGEKRVLLNIMFKGLYFDSQGKLRKILAHPPFDVMFGLED; this is translated from the coding sequence ATGCGAGCCGCGCTTCAAGTAGATAGCTCTTCTGTTTCTACTACTCTAGATGAACTGAATATTTTTATTAGGCGGGAATACGGTTATTTAGATGAGATTTCTAATAACGCAACCTGGGCGATTTATTCGCGAGTTTCGCGGGTGGATCCTAAGTTTCAAGGATATTCGCTTGAAATTCAGCCAGATCGAGCCGAGGAATATGCTCGTGCACATGGTGCCCAAAAAGTAGAGAATTACAGCGATCCAAATAAGACTGGTCGTAATAGTCGACGCAAAGAGTTACAGCGGCTGATTCGTGATGTCATATCTGGTCGCATTCAAGTTGTGGTCGTTCATCGGCTGGATCGCTTATACCGAAATTTGGAATCCGTGTTGGGCTTCGTTCGCCTCCTAAAAAGGTATAAAGTCGGTCTGATCAGTGTTACAGAGAACATTGATACCAATACGCCTTATGGACTTCAAATGCTGGCGTTGTTGGGGATGATGGCTGAAACCTATGTACACCAAACTAGTGAGCGTACACGGGAAGCCAAGGCTCATCGGGCACGGAGTGGTTTGCCAAATGGATATTTACCGCTAGGATATTGCAACGGCCTTTGTTCGACTTGTTCCGACTCTCATGGAAAGGGGATATGCCCAATGATTGGAATGGAAGATCGACCAGAAAGCCAACGCGGGCGTGTGGCTGTTCCTCATCCGGTTACACGGTATGCCATCTCCTGGATCTTTGAATTGTTTCAGAAGGGATATAGCTATCGCGAGATCGCTGATTGGTTGAATTCACATGACTTTACCCTGCCAGATGGCCAATCTATTCGATACCGCACCAAAGGAAAGACCCTTAGTAATCCACTGGGATTATTTTCCCGGGACAGCATACGGGCGATCATTGAAAACCCATTCTTTGCTGGTTTGGTGGCTCGGTATGAACGACCTGATTTGGATATGTCAGATGATCCCGAGAATCCGGAGAAGAAAACCGGAAATGGAAAGAAGATCAACAGCCGACGCGTGATCGAACTACAGCAAGGCAAACATGAGGCTTTGATTAGCTTGAAGGATTGGAAAACCGCCCAACATATGCGCAAAATGAAAGGGCGTACACCTACTTCTGCAGCTGCCTCAAAACGTATTTACCCATTGACAGGTGTCAGTCGTTGTTGGGTATGTTTTGAACATAACGGAGGGATTGTTACCCTCCGAGGTGGAACATTGAGAAACGATCGGCGTACTTATCGGTGTGCCGCACTGCAGGATCGTCATTCATCGAAGCACAAGCATCTGAAGATAAATTTGAAGACTAAAGCTTTGAAGGAAATCAAGGTTCAACCAAATCCTATGAGTCAGGATGTAGTTGATCGTCATACGACCCGTTACCTATCGGGAGATAAGCTGGAGGCAGAGGTGGATCGTTTGATCGAAAGGATCAAACTGCCTGATGAGATCAAGGAAAAAATCCTGGCATATTATGTGTCAGACGAAGGTTTGTCGGCATTTGAGAGGGAGAATTTTAATCTGCGCCAATCACTTAAACGTTTCCAAGAGCTATATAAACAGGGAGATATCGACAAGGCAGAATACGAGGAGCAGGCTCATTTTATTCTTCAACGACTACGAAGCTTGAAACCATCTGCAAATCCGGCTGCCCAGGATGTTCTACTGCTCTTGGCAGATTTTCCTGGAAACTGGTCTCGGATGTTGCCGGGCGAAAAACGGGTACTCCTCAACATCATGTTCAAAGGATTGTATTTCGATTCGCAGGGAAAATTGCGGAAAATCCTTGCCCACCCGCCATTTGATGTAATGTTTGGACTAGAGGATTAA